In Alicyclobacillus macrosporangiidus CPP55, a single window of DNA contains:
- the rpmB gene encoding 50S ribosomal protein L28, which yields MAKRCEICGKQPQSGNLVSHAENKTKRRWLPNLQSVRVNVGGTVKRMKVCTRCLKAGKVQRAV from the coding sequence ATGGCGAAACGGTGTGAGATTTGCGGCAAGCAGCCTCAGAGCGGAAACTTGGTCAGCCACGCGGAGAACAAGACCAAGCGTCGCTGGCTCCCGAACCTTCAATCGGTGCGCGTGAACGTGGGCGGCACCGTGAAACGGATGAAGGTGTGCACGCGTTGCCTCAAAGCAGGCAAGGTGCAGCGCGCGGTTTGA